Below is a genomic region from Xylophilus sp. GW821-FHT01B05.
GTGTTTGGCACGCCCACCATCAGCGACGGCATGGCCATGGGCACCGAAGGCATGAAGTACAGCCTGGTGAGCCGCGAAGTCATCAGCGACTGCGTGGAAACCAGCGTGCAAGGCCAGTGGATGGACGGCGTGCTGGTGGTCGGCGGCTGCGACAAGAACATGCCCGGTGGCCTGATGGGCATGCTGCGCGCCAATGTGCCGGCCATCTATGTCTACGGCGGCACCATCCTGCCGGGCCGCTACAAGGGCCAGGACCTGAACATCGTCAGCGTGTTCGAAGCCGTGGGCCAGAACGCCGCCGGCAACCTGAGCGACGAAGACCTGCGCGAGATCGAAATGCGCGCCATCCCCGGCACCGGCTCTTGCGGCGGCATGTACACGGCCAACACCATGTCCAGCGCCTTCGAAGCCCTGGGCATCAGCCTGCCCTACTCGTCGACCATGGCCAACCCGCATGACGAGAAAGAAAACTCGGCCAAGGAATCGGCCAAGGTGCTGATCGAGGCGATCAAGAAAGATCTGAAGCCACGCGACATCGTCACCAAGAAGGCGATCGAGAACGCCGTGGCCGTGATCATGGCCACCGGCGGCTCGACCAACGCGGTGCTGCACTTCTTGGCGATTGCGCACACGGCGGGCGTGGAGTGGTCTATCGACGACTTCGAGCGCATCCGCAAGAAGACGCCGGTGCTGTGCGACCTCAAGCCCAGCGGCAAGTACCTGGCGGTGGACCTGCACCAGGCCGGCGGCATTCCGCAAGTGATGAAGGTGTTGCTGAACGCCGGCCTGCTGCATGGCGACTGCATCACCATCAGCGGCCAGACCATTGCCGAGGTGCTGAAAGACGTGCCCGACGTGCCACGCGCCGACCAGGACGTGATCCGCCCGATCGACAAGCCCATGTACGAAGAAGGCCACCTGGCCATCCTGAAGGGCAACCTGAGCCCCGAAGGCGCGGTGGCCAAGATCACCGGCCTGAAGAACCCGGTCATCACCGGCCCGGCGCGCGTTTTCGACGACGAGCAATCGGCGC
It encodes:
- the ilvD gene encoding dihydroxy-acid dehydratase, yielding MDTKVIQINRRSANITEGKSRAPNRSMYYAMGYEEGDFKKPMVGVANGHSTITPCNSGLQKLADAAIAGIEEAGGNAQVFGTPTISDGMAMGTEGMKYSLVSREVISDCVETSVQGQWMDGVLVVGGCDKNMPGGLMGMLRANVPAIYVYGGTILPGRYKGQDLNIVSVFEAVGQNAAGNLSDEDLREIEMRAIPGTGSCGGMYTANTMSSAFEALGISLPYSSTMANPHDEKENSAKESAKVLIEAIKKDLKPRDIVTKKAIENAVAVIMATGGSTNAVLHFLAIAHTAGVEWSIDDFERIRKKTPVLCDLKPSGKYLAVDLHQAGGIPQVMKVLLNAGLLHGDCITISGQTIAEVLKDVPDVPRADQDVIRPIDKPMYEEGHLAILKGNLSPEGAVAKITGLKNPVITGPARVFDDEQSALAAILAGKIVAGDVMVLRYLGPKGGPGMPEMLAPTGALIGAGLGESVGLITDGRFSGGTWGMVVGHVAPEAAAGGNIAFIHEGDSITIDAHQLVLELNVPEAELAKRREGWTPPAPRYTRGVQAKFAFNAASASKGAVLDDF